The Thiosulfativibrio zosterae genome has a window encoding:
- the truB gene encoding tRNA pseudouridine(55) synthase TruB, whose protein sequence is MTDKLEKPAKKTWKKVNGLVIVNKPEGLTSNAVLQKVRRFYSAEKAGHTGALDPFATGLLPICFGEATKISGLLLDADKGYIATLKLGQATDSGDKDGEPALTAEVPVLTSAQIASTLETFLGDSTQVPPMYSALKYQGKPLYSYARQGIEIERPARHIHLSYLKLLEFNGSDTLKFEVNCSKGTYVRTLGEDIAQALGTVGHLIALHRVLTGCLTADLMMDMDELATKVALDESYGLLPLDLPLGHLESLNLSQEQTDFIQHGGMLALPKPATELVKFYNPEGVFFGVGEWSDTKQMVKAKRLFNL, encoded by the coding sequence AGCCAGAAGGCTTAACCTCAAACGCAGTTTTGCAAAAAGTGCGGCGCTTTTATTCGGCAGAAAAAGCCGGACACACCGGTGCTTTAGACCCTTTTGCCACCGGATTACTGCCCATTTGTTTTGGTGAAGCCACAAAAATTTCTGGGTTATTACTAGATGCTGATAAGGGATATATTGCGACCCTAAAATTAGGACAAGCAACTGACTCGGGCGATAAAGATGGCGAGCCGGCTTTGACCGCAGAAGTGCCTGTTTTAACCAGCGCTCAGATAGCATCGACCCTAGAAACTTTTTTAGGCGACAGTACTCAAGTGCCCCCCATGTATTCGGCACTCAAATATCAAGGTAAGCCCCTGTATAGTTATGCGCGTCAAGGCATTGAAATTGAGCGTCCTGCCAGACATATTCACTTAAGTTATTTAAAACTTCTTGAGTTTAATGGCTCGGACACCCTTAAGTTTGAAGTGAATTGTTCTAAAGGAACTTATGTAAGAACCCTGGGAGAAGACATTGCACAAGCTTTAGGTACGGTGGGGCATTTAATTGCCTTACATCGGGTTTTAACAGGCTGTTTAACCGCCGACTTAATGATGGATATGGATGAGTTGGCCACAAAAGTTGCCTTGGATGAATCTTATGGCTTGTTGCCCTTAGATTTACCTTTGGGGCATTTAGAAAGCTTGAATTTAAGCCAAGAACAAACGGATTTTATCCAGCATGGCGGAATGCTAGCCTTGCCAAAACCAGCCACTGAATTGGTCAAATTCTATAACCCAGAGGGTGTTTTTTTTGGGGTGGGTGAATGGTCCGATACCAAGCAAATGGTGAAAGCAAAGCGTCTTTTTAATTTGTAG
- a CDS encoding methyltransferase domain-containing protein, giving the protein MNLPLIDLRNTPEYCAGHLVGATHIPWAELPERLNELPARPALLSIMGSETDCIAAQAYLVSKGYRVKIEVDWQAKLTQKQPGLVSFGTESRILWSPSPLIKEWLTLVQADLHQPLKNLKAIDLGCGGGRDAVFLAQQGLFVKAIEHKPAVLERAQQLAKHHQATIDFKSCDLTDPNCYGEQDFERWDLVVCIRFLNRQLFPVMRQSIRPKGFVVFQTFTEGCEVFGSPKNPNFILKPAELSEVFHDFTILIDRIDSLPDGRPVASFIAQKKG; this is encoded by the coding sequence ATGAATCTGCCCTTAATTGATTTACGCAACACACCAGAATATTGTGCAGGTCATTTGGTTGGCGCCACCCATATACCTTGGGCAGAATTGCCCGAGCGCTTAAATGAATTACCTGCTCGTCCTGCATTATTAAGCATAATGGGCTCTGAAACAGATTGTATTGCTGCACAAGCATACTTAGTTTCAAAAGGTTATCGCGTAAAAATAGAGGTGGATTGGCAAGCAAAATTGACTCAAAAACAACCAGGCCTGGTTAGTTTTGGCACAGAATCGCGCATTTTGTGGTCGCCTAGCCCCTTAATCAAAGAATGGCTAACGCTCGTTCAAGCGGATTTGCATCAACCATTAAAAAACCTAAAAGCCATTGACTTAGGGTGTGGCGGTGGACGCGATGCGGTGTTTTTGGCGCAACAGGGATTGTTTGTTAAAGCCATTGAACACAAGCCCGCCGTGTTAGAGCGTGCACAGCAGTTAGCCAAACACCATCAAGCAACCATTGATTTTAAATCTTGTGATTTAACCGATCCAAATTGTTATGGTGAACAAGATTTTGAACGCTGGGATTTAGTGGTGTGTATCAGGTTTTTGAATCGTCAACTTTTCCCAGTCATGCGTCAATCCATCCGCCCCAAAGGATTTGTTGTGTTTCAGACTTTTACCGAAGGCTGTGAAGTTTTTGGTAGCCCCAAAAATCCCAATTTCATTTTAAAACCCGCTGAATTAAGTGAAGTTTTTCATGATTTCACTATTTTAATTGATAGAATAGACTCACTTCCAGATGGCCGACCCGTGGCCTCGTTTATCGCTCAAAAGAAAGGTTAA